The Clostridium sp. DL-VIII DNA window ATGTATTCATTAGTATATGGAAGAATGGGTGATGGAGCTGTAGCAGCTATTACTATAACTCAAACGGTTGAACAGATAATTACTGTTATTTTTCAAGGAATAAGTGCGGCAACTGCAGTCATCTTAGGAAATGAATTAGGAGCGAATAAATTAAAAGAAGCGGAAAGTCATTCGAAATACTTTATAGTATTACAATTTATTTCTGCCTTAATAATGTGCGCTACATGCTTTGCTATTAAAAACCCATTAATTACATTATTCAATGTAACAGATAATGTAGGTACTGATGTAAGTAAATGCTTAATAGTTTTTATAATGTACTTGCCATTTAAAGTATTTAATTGGGTAAACATTGTTGGTATTCTTAGAAGCGGAGGAGATACTAAGGCAGCATTAATGTTAGATATTAGCGGGGTATGGATGGTTGGAATTCCATTTGCCTTTTTAGGAGGAATGGTGTTAGGCTTTCCGATATATTTCGTATATGCAATGGTTACATTTGAAGAAATATACAAGTTTATTTTAGGTTTTAGACGATATAAACAAAAGAAGTGGCTTAGAAATTTAGTTTAAGTAGAAGAATCATTGAATATAAAATCCTAATAATGGATTAAGCGTAAAATATTTCTTAATTATTTTGTAAGAACTAAATAGTTTATTTACTATATAATAGGAAATAATGAAGATGTTGATTTATATGCATATTGGAGGGATATATGGTTACAAAGAATGATAACAGACGAAGAAAGATAAAAAAGAAGAAGAAAAAAATGCGTAATTCAAAAGTTCTTTTACGAGGTATCCGTGATATGCTTCTTTTTTTAGTGATAACTACACCCATTGTATTTTTCTTAGGTCCATATGATAACATGAGAAAAACTTTGATTTCAACTATTTTAGCAACAAGGCATGCATATTTAATAAATGATATAATACCACAAACGATGTTAGATAAGATGCTTGGAATAGATGGAAGTGATAGCAGCACAGAAGCTTTTCAAGATATGAAAAAGATAGATGTTAAATATAAAGTCGGAAATGAAATAACAGAATATCATATACCTAATAAAAAATATGATGCGTATGTTTTAGAAATAAAGAACCCATTAAAAGTTAAGGTTGCAATGACCAAGTTTTTGGGGAAAATGGGGGAAAAGACAAGCGAAATGGCAGATGAACACGATGCGGTTGCAGCCATCAATGGTGGTTCCTTTGTTGATAAATCTTCAGATGGAACTCAATATGCAGGAACTGGAGCTGAACCTGGGGGCTTTGTTATATCAGAAGGAAAGGTTATTTATCCTACTGGAAATGTAAATGAAAATGATGTTGAAAATGTTATTGCTTTTACAAAAGGAGGAGAGCTGATAGTTGGAGATCATACAATAGCTGAACTAAAAAAACTAAATGTACAGGAAGCAATGTGCTTTAGAAAGCCAAATATAATTATTAATGGAGTTAGACAGATAAAAAATACAGCAGAAGAAGGACTTAACCCCAGAACTGCAGTTGGTCAAAAAGCAGATGGAACAATAATATTTTTAGTTATAGATGGTAGAAAAATAACAACACCTGGAGCAAGTTTATATGATGTTCAAGAGATAATGATGGAAAGAGGAGCTGTTAATGCAGGAGCTCTTGATGGAGGATATTCATCAACAATGTATTATAAAGGCAACGTCATAAATTCTCCTAATGCCTGGGATGGCGAAAGATCTGTTGCAACAGCATTTTACGTAGAGCAGTAAAGGAGGAAGTAGTAAATGAAGAATTTAAAAAGAAGATTAACTTGGTTTGCACTTGCTTTTATATTGCAGCAAAGTATATTTTTATTTATTGATAAGGTATATCTAGCTTCAGATTTTGATATTAAAGCTGAAAAAGTTGAAGAACAAGACAACCAAGCAGATAAGAAAACAGAAATAGATATAAAAAGTGGGATAAATGAAGTGAAGTTATCTTCAGATGCACGGTATGTTTCTTATATAGATAGTGGAAAACTTAAGATTTTAGATAGCAATGATAATACAGAAAAAGAATGTGAGACTGATAGCGGCTCTGAAATTGCATTTTATAAATGGCTTAATGGGGAAGATAATATGCTTGTGATACAGAAAGTAAAAGATAAAGGGGTATATTATTTAGAACCAGTATCTTTTGATGCTAAAAAGGGAGAAACTAGAGATCTTGCAGATTTTGATTTGCATAAAGTTCAAATTAAGCTCAATAGTTCAAAAGATGAAGTGAATAATGTAGTGTTTTCAACATTAACCCATAGCTTGTATATCGAAGTTAAAAAGAGTACTGGAAAATGTGATTTATATTATGCAAATGTAATGAATCAATTAAAAAAGGTTAAAAGTGATAGGCCAATAACCAATGTAGTGGTTCCGACAACAAGCACGAATGCAGTACTAGAGGAAGGAACGAGCATAACAATATTAAATACAAAAGGAACACTATCAATACCGAATGTTAGAAATCCTAAGGTGCTAGGTGCAGATGTTAATGATAATGTATATTTTGGAGAAGAGGTAAATAATAAAATTCAAAAGATATATTACACTGTTTTATCAGATAAAACTAGGAAATGGAATGAATTAAAAATTGCTGATCCAGTTGATAAAGACGATATACTAATTGATTATTCTGGAAAAGTATATATTGATAATAAATCCAAAAAAACAGTATTAGAGCTTACAGGAAATAAATCGATAAGTTATAAAGGTGATTTAGTTCAAACATATTCTAAGGGAGTTATCTCCAAGGACGGTAACAAGTTGATGAAAAATAAATTAGAATAAAGTTATATAAAGGCGTACTCTCTAAAATTCGATAAAGTAATTAATAAAAAGTATTTTTCTTTTATTTCCATATATAAACATAGATTGTAGTTATATATAAGAATGAATAATAAATAAGAAATAGGGGAAAATATATAAATAGATTACTTAAGAAAAACAAGATCTTCCAATCATAAGGAGATCTTGTTTTTTATAGAAGGTGGAGGAATGACAATGTCTAAAATAGGAGTAATAAGTGCAATATTAGAGCACCCAAAAGAAGTGCAAGATGAATTTAATGATGTGGTAGCATCCTTTAGGGGAAGTATAAAAGGACGAATGGGTATACCTTTTGCAGATGAACTATCGGTAATTTCCATAACTCTTATAGGAGAAACTGAAGATATACACGAGTTCACAGATGAACTTAAAAGTATTGATGGGGTGACTGTAAATACATCAATCGCAAAAGTTGAAGTTTAAATATTTATTATAATATGAAATAAATCCGTCATAAATGTAATCAACAAATAAAAATAAAATATGGCTATTTCAAGCAATAAATTGAAATAGCCATATTTTTTAATTTGTGAATTTATCTATGAGAGAAGAAGGTAAATCTTCTGCTATATAAGAACCTGAATCTATTAAATTTAATAATCTGGTTAATTTTTCAATATGTTCTTTTTTATTTATGCTTATTACTTTTATAACTTTAAATAATTCGTTACTTTTAACGTTTTCTAAGAAGTTAGTATACAGTATAATTGCTTCAAGTTCATCCTTTATAGCATTTCTAATACTAGTAAGTAATAGCTTATTTTCCTTTCCGCCTAAATATTCGTTATAAGAAATTTTTGAAGTGTTTTTAAGTTGCTTATCGGCATGCTCATAAGCAGAAAAGAACTCTTTGTCTGTTTTTTGTAAGGCTTTCAAAAATGAACCATAATGTTTCTTTTCCTCTTTCATAATATGATATAACATATCTTTTATTTCTTTATTTTCGGTGAGGCTTAAAGAATAGCTATAATCATTTACAGCAGTTATTTCAGAAATCATTCCTTCCATAAGAAAGGTTATATCGTTATTATTTTGACATTGTAAAATTGTTGTATAGCTCATATACGCTCCTAAAATTTTGATTTATATTATTACAGTATATATAAGCAGAGCAAAAAGTATGTCATTCTCAGTTTTAATTATAGCTGTGAGTTTGAATAGTATGTGTAAGATCTATGGAAATATATAGCATTGAGTCTTAGCACATACTATATCAGGAACTCTTATGATCTATCGTTGTTATAGTTTTTAACAGGCATACATATTAATTTTAATTGTTTTTTTCGATGTATATTTATAATAACTGTGTGCATTAATCCAGTATTTTATAAGTTGTGGTTTATAATCTAAAAGATACTTTAGAAATTCATCAAAAACATTTAGCTTTACTAGAATCTTAACAATTTCTTTGGGGTAAGGAGTATTTTTTTCAAAGACTTTTCTTGGATCTATTACCTGTATCTTTTCGTGTTCATTTACAAATATATGGGCTCCTCTTATATCGAGTCGTGTAAATTTCAATTGTTTAAATTCTTCAATGAGATTTATAATTTCAGCGGATAAATTATAGGATAATCCATTTTTTTTAATATAGTCAGATAATATATCTCCTTCAACATAATCTCTCAAGATCATATTGTTTGCTATAAACATAACTTTAGGAAAAAATCTGCTATTGTTGACTTCTTCTAAAAGGCAGGCCTCCTTCTCAGCCTTCTTTCGTTTAGAAAATATTTTTAAGGCATATCCTTCAGGGGTTAAATAAACAGAACCTTCCTTGCCTTTACCTAAGAATTCACATTCTTTTATATCTAAAACGTATCTCATATTGTTCACTATTATTAATTGTTTTATATATTATATGAAATCATTTATACAATTCTACAAAATGAGATGAATATGTATAAATTATTCTATTAAACAAATGATTTAGTGGGTGACTTTTTTATTATATTTATAAAAAGAAGTAATGATGAGATAGCATATAAATGGTCAGTTATATTAGATTATAACATTAAATTCGGATATATTATAATTTTTAATTCAAAATATTATAATTCTAATAAGTTTTAAGTGTTATGAAATTGAATTGAAAATAAATGAATTATAATATTATAAACAAAAAATTAAATATTTAGATGATATTTTATTAATTTATGGAAGTTTTATTAAGATAACAAGCATTATATTCAAGAAGTTAATTGAACTTATGATTAAAATATGTAATAAAAGTCAATAGCAAAAATAAAGTTAGGTCTAATGAACTGAGATATGCACAAATGAGTCTATTGCTTGTATTCGGAGTATGAAAATTATAATATCACATATCATATTTAATGTGTTAGATTGCAATTAGGAAATAAAAATCATTTAATGAAAAGGTTTGTGAAAAATTTTTTTCATTATTAAACTGTTAATATCTTGCCGAGTATTATCATAATATGATAAAATACTAATTGGTTTGTTGTATTTTTTGGATTTTTGGGGAGAATATTTATAGGTTAAAGTTAAAATTTAGCCTATTTCAAAGATGATTTTGGGGCGAATATAAATTAAATGGGAGGACCCGTATGAATATTTTCAAGAAAAAGTCAGTAGACAAAATGCTGGAAGGAGTGGAGAGGACAGCCTTAAAGAAGAACCTTAAAGCTAAAGACATAGCTGCATTTGGTATAGGAGCAGTAGTAGGAGTAGGTATCTTTGTGGCAACAGGAACAGGTGCGCATCTAGCGGGACCAGCTGTAATAATTTCATTTATTTTAGCAGGTATAGTTGCTTGTCTTTGTGCATTGTGTTATTGCGAGCTTTCAACTATGTTCCCAGTTGCAGGAAGTACGTATTCGTATTCGTATATAGTATTCGGTGAAATAATAGCAATGATAATTGGGTGGTGTCTTACTGCGGAATATTTAGTTGCTTGTAGTGCAGTAGCATCTGGATGGTCAGGTACCTTTGTAGGGATACTAAAATCATTTGGAGTAACATTACCAGCAGCTCTTACTTCATCACCAAGCAAAGGTGGAATAGTGGATTTACCAGCTATATTAATAATTGCAATAATAACTTACATACTATATTATGGAATGAAAGAAAGTGCTAGAGTTAATAATATCATTGTTGGAATAAAGATTGTTATAATTCTTGTGTTTGTAGTACTTGGAGTAGGACATATAGATACGGCTAACTATCATCCTTTTGCTCCATTTGGATTTGGGGGAATCTTTGCGGCAACAGCGACTATATTCTTTTCATTCATTGGATTTGATGCAATATCAACTGCGGCAGAGGAAGCAGAAAATCCAAAACGAGATATTCCTCTTGGACTTATAATTTGTTTAATAGCTGTTACAGTACTTTATGTTTTAGTTGCTGTTGTACTTACAGGAATGGTTCCTTATAACGAAATAATTTCTGAAAATGCGGTGCCAGGGGCTTTAGCAAGAGTAGGTATAAATTGGGGAGCAGCACTAGTTGGGACGGGAGCTATACTTGGAATGATTTCTACTATTATGGTAGTTCTTTATGGCCAAGTTAGAGTATTTATGGTTATGTCAAGAGATGGACTTTTACCAAAGATATTCTCAAAGGTACATCCGATTCATAAGACACCACATATTTCAACTATCATAACTGGAACTATAGCAGCAATAATTGCTGGGTTTATACCATTAGATATTATCGTAGAATTTTTAAGTACTGGAACTTTATTTGGATTCATTGCTGTATCTCTTGCAGTAATAGTACTTAGAAAAACTATGCCAAACTTTAAAAGAATTTTTAAAGTTCCAGGAGCTCCATTTACTCCGATAGTAGCTATAATATGTTGTATAGTTTTATTGTGTGGATTAAAATTAATAACTTGGATAGGCTTTGTAGTATGGCTCATTATAGGACTTGTAGTGTATTTTGTTTATGGAAGAAAACATAGTATAGTTCAAAATGAAGGTGATTTAGAAAACACCGATAAAGCAGTATAGATTAAGATGGAATTGTGAATAAGGATTACTTTACCACGATTGATTTTATGATATAAATTATAGAAAGAATCATTGTTGTAGTGATAGCGGATATGCTAAAAATATTACAACAGTGATTCTTTTGTTTTATTTAAAATTTAAATAAAATATTAGAACTAATAAAGTATATTTAAAAATATAATAT harbors:
- a CDS encoding amino acid permease; this encodes MNIFKKKSVDKMLEGVERTALKKNLKAKDIAAFGIGAVVGVGIFVATGTGAHLAGPAVIISFILAGIVACLCALCYCELSTMFPVAGSTYSYSYIVFGEIIAMIIGWCLTAEYLVACSAVASGWSGTFVGILKSFGVTLPAALTSSPSKGGIVDLPAILIIAIITYILYYGMKESARVNNIIVGIKIVIILVFVVLGVGHIDTANYHPFAPFGFGGIFAATATIFFSFIGFDAISTAAEEAENPKRDIPLGLIICLIAVTVLYVLVAVVLTGMVPYNEIISENAVPGALARVGINWGAALVGTGAILGMISTIMVVLYGQVRVFMVMSRDGLLPKIFSKVHPIHKTPHISTIITGTIAAIIAGFIPLDIIVEFLSTGTLFGFIAVSLAVIVLRKTMPNFKRIFKVPGAPFTPIVAIICCIVLLCGLKLITWIGFVVWLIIGLVVYFVYGRKHSIVQNEGDLENTDKAV
- a CDS encoding phosphodiester glycosidase family protein, with product MRNSKVLLRGIRDMLLFLVITTPIVFFLGPYDNMRKTLISTILATRHAYLINDIIPQTMLDKMLGIDGSDSSTEAFQDMKKIDVKYKVGNEITEYHIPNKKYDAYVLEIKNPLKVKVAMTKFLGKMGEKTSEMADEHDAVAAINGGSFVDKSSDGTQYAGTGAEPGGFVISEGKVIYPTGNVNENDVENVIAFTKGGELIVGDHTIAELKKLNVQEAMCFRKPNIIINGVRQIKNTAEEGLNPRTAVGQKADGTIIFLVIDGRKITTPGASLYDVQEIMMERGAVNAGALDGGYSSTMYYKGNVINSPNAWDGERSVATAFYVEQ
- a CDS encoding rubrerythrin: MSYTTILQCQNNNDITFLMEGMISEITAVNDYSYSLSLTENKEIKDMLYHIMKEEKKHYGSFLKALQKTDKEFFSAYEHADKQLKNTSKISYNEYLGGKENKLLLTSIRNAIKDELEAIILYTNFLENVKSNELFKVIKVISINKKEHIEKLTRLLNLIDSGSYIAEDLPSSLIDKFTN
- a CDS encoding TM1266 family iron-only hydrogenase system putative regulator; its protein translation is MSKIGVISAILEHPKEVQDEFNDVVASFRGSIKGRMGIPFADELSVISITLIGETEDIHEFTDELKSIDGVTVNTSIAKVEV
- a CDS encoding serine/threonine protein kinase — encoded protein: MRYVLDIKECEFLGKGKEGSVYLTPEGYALKIFSKRKKAEKEACLLEEVNNSRFFPKVMFIANNMILRDYVEGDILSDYIKKNGLSYNLSAEIINLIEEFKQLKFTRLDIRGAHIFVNEHEKIQVIDPRKVFEKNTPYPKEIVKILVKLNVFDEFLKYLLDYKPQLIKYWINAHSYYKYTSKKTIKINMYAC